The genomic DNA ACTGACGGAATTGGGGGCCGCTGACACAATCATAGGTCCTTTGCCTAATTTCAGAGTAAACCTTTGTCTTTCTCACTTTTTCCATCTTGTCAAATTTTATATGACAAATCTAGCGATCTTTCTTGAACTGTCAAATAAAATATGACGCTTTTATTTAGCAAATAAACCAAATTAGCATAGTGAATAAGATACAACTACAAACAAAAATTGGTCAGAGAATAATTGAATTAAGAACTCAAGCTGGCTGGAGTCAAGCTGACTTAGCAAGGGCTTGTAGTAAAGATCGTCAAGCAATTGAAAAGATTGAAAACGGCAAGGTGAATCCAACTATATTTTCCCTTTATGAAATTTCAACCGCGTTAAACATCCCTCTGTCAAAGTTGCTTAGCGGGATTCAATAAATGAGGAGCATTGCAAAAAACGAAATACTGTAATATCACAAACACCAAAAAATTTAGGTCTTCCAATATTTTTTCTTAGTCCAGAATAGAAAATTAAATTTTTGCTGTTCATAAATTTTCGCCCAACGGTACGGCTTACTGATGGCCGGGATTTTAGAAACGTAAACAGTCTTGCCGCGAGTGAATTTATTTTAAAAACTGAACACCACTTACCACGTACCCCGTCTACCCGGCTATTCAGTAAACTACTGTTAGTAGCCGTTTTTTGTCTGCCCGTTTCTAATGACTTTTATTTTTGTGTAACGAAAAACCATTTCTGCTTTTGGGTCGCCTTTGGTTGGATTGTAACCAGTAGGATAACCTGCATAAGAAACGATTTGTCCAGTTACTTGAATTTGTAACGGAAGATTGTTGCCTTGCCACAATTTGTCAGCTTTGATGAGTTTATCACTAGCAGGCTCTAAAAAATAATATTCTCTTACAGTGTCAGTCGATGATTTTGTGTCACTCCATTGAGCACAAGTACATTCTATTGCGTTGTAAGATAAGTTAAGTGTCGTGTCGTCTTTTGTTGAATATTCAATATCCTTTTTGAACACATCAATCTTTGTATAACGAAACACTTTTGCTTTGTCTAACTGTTCTTCGCCTTTAATTGTTCCCTTTGGATAGTCTGGCCTTACATAAAACTGTCCTGTAACTTTAATAAAGTGTCGTCCTGGGTCAAAGTACATAGGTAGTTTTAAATCTTTGTTTGCCGGCTCAATAAAAATGCAATGCTCTGCAAGTTTATCATCTTCGTACTTTTTAAAGTCAGCAGGTGTCACCCAATTAGCACAAGCACAGCCCCAAACAATATAGTTTAACTCTAATGTTTCTGTCTTGCCGTTTAAAGTGTTTGTTGGGTCAGAAATGTCTTTGCGTTGTGAACTTTGTGATACCAAAGTGTCTTTTGAAACTGTGGCTTTGTCAACTTTATTTGGGTTTGTCGTACAAGCCGTAAAAAGCAATATGATTGGTAAAAGTTTCTTCACTTGTAGGGTGTCTCTAAAATGGCTACTAACGGTACGGCTTACTGACGGACGGGAGTTTAGAAACGTAAACAGTCTTGCCGTGAGTGAATTTACTTTGAAAAATGAACATCACGTTTACCGTCTTACCCGGCTGACAGTAAACCGATGTTACCAGCAGCTTTTCTTATGTTAGTAGTCTGCACGTATGCTTCCATTTATCATCCAATGTTCGTAGATATCTTTATTGCGACCTTCAAGTAATTGTAGAGCAATGTCATTACATTTTTTATTAGCATAAAGTCCTTCATAAACTCCAACTACGAGCAAATTATCAATGTTTTCGTCATTTCTGTCGCCAAGCAAGTTGAAAAACTGAAAGCACTTTAAGGTGAAGTTAGTAGTTCCATTGTTTGTTGTAATATCTTCAAATAGTTTTGTACTAAGCTCCTCATAAACAATATAAGGTAATTCGTCATTCAAATGCTCTGCAACCTTGCTAAACTCGGGAACATTATTATAGAGTTCATTAACTAAAGAGTCTTTGAAGGTTTCAAGTTCTCCAGTGGATGTATTCAGCGTAACCACTTGTCCATAACAATGGCAATTATTCAACCTTGTTCCATAAATTCTAGCATTTTTAAAATCAGTACTTTCAAGTGAACAGTTTTCAAAGGTTGTATTTGTCAAATTGCACCCTGAGAAGTCGCTGCATTTCAGATTACAATTTGTAAACTTTGTATTCGTGAAGTCTGTTTGCGAAAAGTCAACAGAAAAACAGCAATTCTCAAATATTGAATCGGAAAGTAATTGTCTATTTAATTTTTCTCCCTTGTCAAACTCAAGATTTATAAAAAATCGATATCCTGCATTATATTCTTCTATGATGCTCATTATGTAAGTTACTGTCGTCATAAAGTTGCTGGTAACGTAAAGGCTTACTGATGGACGGGATTTTAAACGTTCACAGTCTTGCCGC from Parasegetibacter sp. NRK P23 includes the following:
- a CDS encoding helix-turn-helix domain-containing protein — translated: MNKIQLQTKIGQRIIELRTQAGWSQADLARACSKDRQAIEKIENGKVNPTIFSLYEISTALNIPLSKLLSGIQ
- a CDS encoding pentapeptide repeat-containing protein; translated protein: MSIIEEYNAGYRFFINLEFDKGEKLNRQLLSDSIFENCCFSVDFSQTDFTNTKFTNCNLKCSDFSGCNLTNTTFENCSLESTDFKNARIYGTRLNNCHCYGQVVTLNTSTGELETFKDSLVNELYNNVPEFSKVAEHLNDELPYIVYEELSTKLFEDITTNNGTTNFTLKCFQFFNLLGDRNDENIDNLLVVGVYEGLYANKKCNDIALQLLEGRNKDIYEHWMINGSIRADY